A window of the Lactuca sativa cultivar Salinas chromosome 5, Lsat_Salinas_v11, whole genome shotgun sequence genome harbors these coding sequences:
- the LOC111912534 gene encoding uncharacterized protein LOC111912534: MAGDIPEGSGKKSDEGIDTTSLFYIHPSDYPKQVQELTNFLLAKNKIGLIDGTVKKPKSTSPTYKAWVRADAMIKGWLTTAMEREIRTSVRYANTSSEIWPYLEERFEKEGVTRAYELKKTLYVTRHDGSSVSNYYTKLRSIWDELQMVLPTPRFTYEGCNSGISKQLNELREKERTYEFLMGLDKDFAVIRTQVLAMKLTPSIGTVYHLLAEDE, encoded by the exons ATGGCGGGAGATATACCAGAAGGATCCGGCAAGAAAAGCGATGAGGGAATTGATACCACTTCGCTATTCTACATTCATCCATCGGATTATCCCAAACAAGTTCAA GAGCTGACAAATTTTCTCTTGGCGAAAAACAAGATTGGATTAATAGATGGAACGGTAAAGAAGCCTAAGTCAACATCACCCACGTACAAGGCATGGGTTCGAGCCGATGCTATGATAAAAGGGTGGTTAACCACAGCGATGGAGAGGGAGATAAGAACAAGTGTTCGATATGCGAACACCTCCTCTGAGATCTGGCCATACCTTGAAGAGCGATTCGAAAAAGAAGGTGTAACTCGTGCTTACGAGTTAAAGAAAACACTCTATGTAACGAGACACGATGGGAGCTCTGTGTCGAATTACTACACTAAACTAAGATCAATTTGGGATGAATTGCAGATGGTACTTCCCACGCCACGATTCACCTATGAAGGTTGTAATTCTGGAATTTCAAAACAACTGAATGAGTTGAGAGAGAAGGAAAGGACTTACGAGTTCTTGATGGGTTTGGACAAAGATTTCGCAGTCATCAGAACACAAGTACTTGCTATGAAGCTGACACCCTCCATCGGAACGGTTTACCATTTGTTAGCAGAAGACGAGTAG